The Oxalobacteraceae bacterium OTU3CINTB1 genome includes a window with the following:
- the fabZ gene encoding 3-hydroxyacyl-ACP dehydratase FabZ produces the protein MTTTPETTESSCTKKCLDIHAIKQYLPHRYPMLLVDRVLDWEANKRITAIKNVTVNEEFFNGHFPHKPVMPGVLMIEAMAQTAAILSFLSIGVKPDENSVVYFVGIDNARFKRPVEPGDQLVMNVEILRHARGIWKYKAVGTVDGQLALEAELMCTIRSAVDASQPMGK, from the coding sequence ATGACCACCACTCCGGAAACCACCGAATCGTCCTGCACCAAAAAGTGCCTGGATATTCACGCGATCAAACAGTACCTGCCGCACCGTTATCCGATGCTGCTGGTCGACCGCGTGCTGGATTGGGAGGCCAACAAGCGCATCACGGCGATCAAGAACGTCACCGTCAACGAGGAATTCTTCAACGGCCACTTCCCGCACAAGCCGGTCATGCCGGGTGTGCTGATGATCGAGGCGATGGCGCAAACGGCGGCCATCCTGTCGTTCCTGTCGATCGGCGTCAAGCCGGACGAGAACTCGGTGGTCTACTTCGTCGGCATCGACAACGCGCGCTTCAAGCGTCCGGTCGAACCGGGCGACCAGCTGGTGATGAACGTCGAGATCCTGCGCCACGCGCGCGGCATCTGGAAGTACAAGGCCGTGGGCACGGTCGACGGCCAGCTCGCGCTCGAGGCGGAACTGATGTGCACCATCCGCAGCGCCGTCGACGCCAGCCAGCCTATGGGGAAGTAA
- a CDS encoding endo-1,4-beta-xylanase, with protein MAKAYAGRLTIGAAIEPSQLTSTEAPLLAAHFNSIVAENVMKPADIQPKEGAYNFAPADKLVAYAQGRGMAMRGHTLLWHLRTPEWMWTDREGKPASRDLVLARLKSHIDTVVGRYKGAVYAWDVVNEVIDEKQPNCLRKDKWFAATGDAYIEQAFRYAHAADPKARLYINDYSTEEPAKRQCLERIVKGLLERGVPVHGVGHQMHVSVFSPSGESIDKSLTSFAQLGLENQVTELDVSLYRYQAKSLSDTEEKLLQLQGERYAALMKVFLAHPDLRAVTLWGISDSHTWLNHGEYEGRHDSPLLFDRQQKPKPAFTGMLNAAK; from the coding sequence TTGGCGAAAGCCTACGCGGGCCGGCTGACGATCGGCGCCGCCATCGAGCCGTCGCAATTGACGTCCACCGAAGCGCCGCTGCTGGCGGCGCACTTCAACAGCATCGTCGCCGAAAACGTCATGAAGCCGGCCGATATCCAGCCCAAGGAAGGCGCATACAATTTCGCGCCCGCCGACAAGCTGGTGGCCTACGCGCAGGGACGCGGCATGGCGATGCGCGGCCACACGCTGCTGTGGCATCTGCGCACGCCAGAATGGATGTGGACCGACAGGGAAGGCAAACCGGCGTCGCGCGATCTGGTGCTGGCGCGTTTGAAGTCGCATATCGACACGGTCGTCGGCCGCTACAAAGGCGCGGTGTACGCCTGGGATGTGGTCAATGAAGTCATCGACGAGAAGCAGCCCAACTGCCTGCGCAAGGACAAATGGTTTGCCGCGACAGGTGACGCGTATATCGAGCAGGCCTTCCGCTACGCCCATGCGGCCGATCCGAAGGCGCGGCTGTATATCAATGACTATTCGACCGAGGAACCGGCCAAGCGCCAGTGCCTGGAACGGATCGTCAAGGGATTGCTCGAACGAGGCGTGCCGGTGCACGGTGTCGGGCATCAGATGCACGTTTCGGTATTCAGCCCGTCAGGGGAATCGATCGATAAATCGCTGACCAGCTTCGCTCAGTTAGGCCTGGAGAACCAGGTCACCGAGCTGGATGTGAGCTTGTACCGGTATCAAGCCAAGTCGCTGTCGGACACCGAGGAAAAACTGCTGCAATTGCAGGGCGAACGCTATGCGGCGCTGATGAAGGTCTTCCTGGCGCATCCCGACCTGCGCGCGGTGACGCTGTGGGGCATCTCCGACAGCCACACCTGGCTCAATCACGGCGAGTACGAAGGCCGCCACGACTCGCCGCTGCTGTTCGACCGCCAGCAAAAGCCCAAGCCGGCGTTCACCGGCATGCTCAACGCCGCGAAATAG
- the lpxD gene encoding UDP-3-O-(3-hydroxymyristoyl)glucosamine N-acyltransferase: MGTRLGELVERFGGQLMGDANLEVSGIAPLTDAGVSHISFLSNSKLRAQALQTAAAALIVSPADDEFIAAGYTGARIVTPNPYVYFAKAAQYFHSLTAIVPPAGIHPTAFIGEGAQIAATAHIGPKVVVEPGAVIGEHAVIDAGCYIGREAVIGEGTHFFANVTFHAYCQIGARGIIHSGAVIGTDGFGFANEKGVYIKIPQTGRVMIGDDVDIGANTTVDRGALADTVIEDGVKLDNLIQIAHNCHIGAHTAMAGCVGMAGSTTVGKYCTFGGAAMINGHITIADHVNVGPSTMIPRSLTEPGTYIGYYPMSRPAEWEKSAVIVRNLSAMRDKVRALEKTIKTLTNQEEK; this comes from the coding sequence ATGGGCACTCGACTGGGAGAATTGGTCGAACGCTTCGGCGGGCAGTTGATGGGTGACGCGAACCTGGAAGTGTCCGGGATCGCGCCATTGACCGACGCCGGCGTTTCGCACATCAGCTTTCTGAGCAACAGCAAACTGCGCGCACAGGCGCTGCAGACGGCGGCGGCGGCATTGATCGTCTCGCCCGCCGATGACGAATTCATCGCCGCCGGCTACACCGGCGCGCGCATCGTCACCCCCAACCCGTATGTATATTTCGCCAAGGCGGCGCAGTATTTCCACTCGCTGACGGCCATCGTGCCGCCGGCGGGCATCCACCCGACCGCCTTCATCGGCGAGGGCGCGCAGATCGCCGCCACCGCCCACATCGGACCGAAGGTGGTGGTGGAGCCGGGCGCCGTCATCGGCGAGCACGCCGTCATCGACGCCGGCTGCTACATCGGACGCGAAGCGGTGATCGGCGAGGGCACGCACTTCTTCGCCAACGTCACCTTCCACGCCTACTGCCAGATCGGCGCGCGCGGCATCATCCACTCGGGCGCCGTGATCGGCACCGACGGTTTCGGCTTCGCCAACGAGAAGGGCGTCTACATCAAGATCCCGCAGACCGGCCGCGTGATGATCGGCGACGACGTCGACATCGGCGCCAACACCACGGTCGACCGCGGCGCATTGGCCGACACGGTGATCGAGGACGGCGTCAAGCTCGACAACCTGATCCAGATCGCCCACAACTGCCATATCGGCGCGCACACGGCGATGGCCGGCTGCGTCGGCATGGCCGGCAGCACCACGGTGGGCAAGTACTGCACCTTCGGCGGCGCCGCCATGATCAACGGCCATATCACCATCGCCGACCACGTGAACGTCGGTCCGTCGACGATGATCCCGCGCTCGCTGACGGAACCAGGCACCTACATCGGCTACTACCCGATGTCGCGCCCGGCCGAATGGGAAAAGTCGGCCGTCATCGTGCGTAACCTGTCGGCCATGCGCGACAAGGTGCGGGCGCTGGAAAAAACAATTAAAACACTGACGAATCAAGAAGAGAAATAA
- the lpxB gene encoding lipid-A-disaccharide synthase, with product MTQPERPPLSLAVVAGEPSGDVLAARLLSGLRPHLPDARFHGIGGEQMIAQGFESHYPLDTLTVRGLLAVIPRYPEIKRIQNELRDRLLAERPAAFIGADYPGFNLGLEMQLKEAGIPTIHYIGPQIWAWRGGRIKKIIKAVSHMLVVFPFEEEIYRKAGVPVSYVGHPLAELIPMAPDEAGARRVLGLPEDANVVTIMPGSRMSELKYNTAAFIGAAKLLKERDRSLRFVAPMAGERQRRYFLELVAQAGLQDVEVQLLDGQSHTAIAAADAVLVASGTASLEVALFKKPMVIAYKMMAAEYQILRHFGYQPWIGLPNILAREFLVPEMVQHEASPQGLADAMWKQLSDVPHRLKLVQRFSDMHHSLLRNSAVESAAAVLKVISR from the coding sequence ATGACGCAGCCGGAACGACCGCCACTATCGCTGGCGGTTGTCGCCGGCGAGCCTTCGGGCGACGTGCTGGCCGCGCGCCTGTTATCGGGACTGCGCCCGCATCTGCCGGACGCGCGTTTCCACGGCATCGGCGGCGAGCAGATGATCGCGCAGGGTTTCGAATCGCACTACCCGCTGGACACGCTGACGGTGCGCGGCCTGCTGGCCGTGATCCCGCGCTACCCCGAGATCAAACGCATCCAGAACGAATTGCGCGACCGCCTGCTGGCCGAGCGGCCGGCGGCCTTCATCGGCGCCGACTATCCCGGTTTTAACCTGGGACTGGAGATGCAGCTCAAGGAGGCGGGCATTCCGACCATCCACTACATCGGGCCGCAGATCTGGGCCTGGCGCGGTGGCCGCATCAAGAAAATCATCAAGGCGGTGTCGCACATGCTGGTGGTCTTCCCGTTCGAGGAGGAGATCTACCGCAAGGCGGGAGTGCCGGTCAGCTATGTCGGCCATCCGCTGGCCGAGCTGATACCGATGGCGCCGGACGAAGCGGGCGCGCGCCGCGTTCTGGGCCTGCCGGAAGATGCCAACGTCGTGACCATCATGCCCGGCAGCCGCATGTCGGAATTGAAGTACAACACGGCGGCCTTCATCGGCGCCGCCAAGCTGCTCAAGGAGCGCGACCGCTCGTTGCGCTTCGTCGCGCCGATGGCGGGCGAACGCCAGCGCCGGTACTTCCTCGAACTGGTGGCGCAGGCCGGCCTGCAGGACGTGGAAGTGCAGCTGCTGGACGGCCAGTCGCACACCGCCATCGCCGCGGCCGACGCCGTGCTGGTGGCGTCGGGAACGGCGTCGCTGGAGGTGGCGCTGTTCAAGAAGCCGATGGTCATTGCATACAAGATGATGGCGGCCGAATACCAGATCCTGCGCCACTTCGGCTACCAGCCGTGGATCGGATTGCCGAACATCCTGGCGCGCGAATTCCTGGTGCCGGAAATGGTGCAGCATGAGGCCAGCCCGCAGGGGCTGGCCGACGCCATGTGGAAGCAACTGAGCGACGTGCCGCATCGCCTCAAGCTGGTGCAGCGCTTCAGCGACATGCATCACAGCCTGCTGCGCAACAGCGCGGTGGAGAGCGCGGCGGCCGTGCTCAAGGTCATTTCAAGATAG
- a CDS encoding RNA methyltransferase has product MKTITSRGNAQYKELVKLAGSSQARRKSGRTLLDGVHLCQAYLQLRGLPEQCIVSETALQNPEVMDIVGQLEAKHAHVLALPDALYNAVSQVEHGVGVMFSVQTPERAVTEPLAVSAVLLDNVQDPGNVGSILRSAAAAGIKQVYCSAGTAFCWSPKVLRAAMGAHFVLDIFENVDLASLVSTSKVTSLATSGYATQRLYDVDLRQPVAWLFGHEGQGVADDLLSMATHQVVIPHLGQVESLNVAACAAVCFFEQVRQNQL; this is encoded by the coding sequence ATGAAGACCATCACCTCGCGCGGCAACGCGCAATACAAGGAACTGGTCAAGCTGGCCGGCAGTTCGCAGGCGCGGCGCAAGTCCGGGCGCACCTTGCTGGACGGCGTGCATTTGTGCCAGGCCTATTTGCAGCTGCGCGGCCTGCCGGAGCAGTGTATCGTCAGCGAGACCGCCTTGCAGAACCCCGAAGTGATGGACATCGTCGGCCAGCTCGAGGCGAAGCACGCGCACGTGCTGGCGCTGCCCGATGCGTTGTACAACGCCGTCAGCCAGGTAGAACACGGCGTCGGCGTGATGTTCTCGGTGCAGACGCCGGAGCGCGCCGTCACCGAGCCGCTGGCCGTATCGGCGGTGCTGCTCGATAACGTGCAAGACCCCGGCAACGTCGGCTCCATCCTGCGCAGCGCGGCGGCGGCTGGCATCAAACAAGTCTACTGCAGCGCCGGCACCGCGTTCTGCTGGTCGCCGAAAGTGCTGCGAGCGGCGATGGGGGCGCACTTCGTGCTCGATATATTCGAGAACGTCGACCTGGCCTCGTTGGTGTCCACGTCGAAGGTGACGTCGCTTGCGACCAGCGGCTACGCCACGCAGCGCCTGTACGACGTCGATCTGCGGCAGCCGGTCGCGTGGCTGTTCGGCCATGAGGGGCAGGGCGTGGCGGACGATCTGCTATCGATGGCGACGCACCAGGTGGTGATCCCGCATTTAGGCCAGGTGGAGTCGCTGAACGTCGCCGCATGCGCGGCGGTATGCTTTTTCGAACAAGTCAGGCAGAATCAACTGTAG
- a CDS encoding kinase/pyrophosphorylase, which translates to MTQEQRPPLPSSARTVFFVSDGTGITAETFGHSVLTQFELRFRQVRLPFIDTLDKAHDAARKINEAFATDGQRPIIFSTLVQTQLSDVIRACKGMYMDLFQTFVAPLEQELNVKSTHTIGRSHNIVDSEEYKNRIEAINFSLAHDDGQSHKNLASADVILVGVSRSGKTPTSLYLAMQYGIKAANYPLIPDDFERGKLPSSLYDFKPKIFGLTITPERLAEIRNERRAGSKYASIENCRYEVNEAEMMMKREGIRWLSSTTKSIEEISTTILQEIKPNRREY; encoded by the coding sequence ATGACACAAGAACAACGTCCTCCCCTGCCGTCGTCCGCCCGCACCGTGTTCTTCGTCTCGGACGGCACCGGCATCACGGCTGAAACTTTTGGTCACTCGGTCCTGACCCAGTTCGAGCTGCGCTTCCGCCAGGTGCGCCTGCCGTTCATCGATACCCTGGACAAGGCGCACGACGCGGCGCGCAAGATCAACGAGGCTTTTGCAACCGACGGTCAACGTCCGATCATTTTTTCGACCCTGGTGCAGACGCAGTTGTCGGACGTGATCCGCGCCTGCAAAGGCATGTATATGGACTTGTTCCAGACTTTTGTTGCCCCGCTGGAACAAGAATTGAATGTCAAATCGACGCACACCATCGGCCGTTCGCATAACATCGTCGACAGCGAAGAATACAAAAACCGCATCGAGGCGATCAACTTCTCGCTGGCGCACGACGACGGCCAATCGCACAAGAACCTGGCCTCGGCCGACGTGATCCTGGTGGGCGTTTCGCGCTCGGGCAAGACGCCAACCAGTTTGTATCTGGCCATGCAGTACGGGATCAAGGCGGCCAACTATCCGCTGATCCCGGACGATTTCGAGCGCGGCAAGCTGCCGTCGTCGTTGTACGACTTCAAGCCGAAGATTTTCGGCCTGACGATCACGCCGGAGCGCCTGGCCGAGATCCGCAACGAACGCCGCGCCGGCAGCAAGTACGCGTCGATCGAGAACTGCCGCTATGAGGTCAACGAGGCGGAAATGATGATGAAGCGCGAAGGCATCCGCTGGCTGTCGTCGACCACCAAGTCGATCGAGGAGATTTCGACCACGATCCTGCAAGAGATCAAACCTAACCGTCGGGAGTACTGA
- the rnhB gene encoding ribonuclease HII, translated as MKNQHPGLFDDLPDSADEIICGVDEAGRGPLAGPVFAAAVILDVSRPIVGLRDSKKLTEAKRDLLAPLIKAQALAWAIAEASEEEIDKLNILQASMLAMRRAVEALKTVPTLALIDGNRCPVMKIQSIAVIGGDDKVDAISAASILAKTARDAALVALHAQYPHYCFDQHKGYGTALHMERLREHGASPVHRRSFAPVREVLELHAMRNGVVVETVKVTQTVQTAYTMDLLPAGGFA; from the coding sequence GTGAAAAATCAACATCCCGGTCTGTTCGACGATCTGCCCGATTCGGCCGACGAGATCATTTGCGGCGTCGATGAAGCCGGCCGCGGCCCGCTGGCCGGGCCGGTGTTCGCCGCCGCCGTCATCCTCGACGTCTCGCGGCCCATCGTCGGCTTGCGCGACTCGAAAAAGCTGACCGAAGCCAAACGCGATTTGCTCGCGCCGCTGATCAAGGCGCAGGCGCTGGCCTGGGCCATCGCCGAGGCGTCGGAAGAGGAAATCGACAAGCTCAATATCCTGCAGGCGTCGATGCTGGCGATGCGGCGCGCGGTGGAGGCGCTGAAGACCGTGCCGACCTTGGCCCTGATCGACGGTAACCGCTGCCCGGTCATGAAAATCCAGAGCATCGCCGTCATCGGCGGCGACGACAAGGTGGACGCGATTTCGGCGGCGTCGATCCTGGCCAAGACAGCGCGCGACGCCGCGCTGGTTGCGCTGCACGCGCAGTATCCGCATTACTGCTTCGACCAGCACAAGGGCTACGGCACGGCGCTGCACATGGAGCGCCTGCGCGAGCACGGCGCCTCGCCGGTGCACCGCCGCTCGTTCGCGCCGGTGCGCGAGGTGCTGGAGCTGCACGCGATGCGCAATGGCGTCGTCGTCGAGACCGTGAAAGTGACGCAAACGGTGCAAACCGCGTACACCATGGACTTGCTGCCCGCCGGAGGTTTCGCATGA
- the ppsA gene encoding phosphoenolpyruvate synthase, producing the protein MSNAALKEQNNEAVYVASFENLRMTDVESVGGKNASLGEMISQLAEAGVRVPGGFATTAQAFRDFLSHSVDGGKPLAERIADRLADLNIDDVRSLAQAGAEIRQWIVETPFQPRLQQEIETFYDKLVADSSTEMSFAVRSSATAEDLPDASFAGQQETFLNVVGIDNVLDAMKHVFASLYNDRAISYRVHKGFTHAEVALSAGVQRMVRSDLGAAGVMFTIDTESGFKDVVFVTSSYGLGETVVQGAVNPDEFYVHKPMLEKGKSPVIRRNIGSKLLKMEFTNEAKAGRSVKTVDVPVEMRNRYSLNDTEVVELAKYAVIIENHYGRPMDIEWGKDGRDGKLYILQARPETVKSQQKATDVQQRFKLKSSGTVLTSGRAIGQKIGAGPVRVIHDPADMERVQPGDVLVADMTDPNWEPVMKRASAIVTNRGGRTCHAAIIARELGVPAVVGCGDATEILKDGTFVTVSCAEGDEGKIYDGLLETEVSEVARGELPKLSTKIMLNVGNPQLAFDFQSVPNAGVGLARLEFIINNNIGVHPKAILEYPNIDADLKKAVESVARGHASPKAFYVDKLAEGIATIAAAFWPKPVIVRLSDFKSNEYKKLIGGSRYEPDEENPMLGFRGAARYLAEDFAGAFEMECQAMKRVRNDMGLTNVEIMVPFVRTLGQAEKVVNLLAKNGLVRGENELRLIMMCEVPSNAILADQFLEHFDGFSIGSNDLTQLTLGLDRDSGMALLAADFDERDPAVKALLSLAIKACRAQGKYIGICGQGPSDHPDFAVWLMEQGIESMSLNPDSVIDTWQKLAALQK; encoded by the coding sequence ATGTCTAACGCAGCATTGAAGGAGCAAAATAACGAAGCGGTTTACGTCGCATCGTTCGAAAATTTGCGCATGACGGATGTCGAATCCGTCGGCGGCAAAAACGCCTCGCTGGGCGAAATGATCAGCCAACTGGCGGAAGCCGGTGTGCGTGTTCCGGGCGGCTTCGCCACCACGGCGCAGGCGTTCCGTGACTTCCTGTCGCATAGCGTCGACGGCGGCAAGCCGCTGGCCGAGCGCATCGCCGACCGCCTCGCCGATTTGAACATCGACGACGTGCGCTCGCTGGCGCAAGCGGGCGCCGAGATCCGTCAATGGATCGTCGAAACCCCGTTCCAGCCACGCCTGCAGCAGGAAATCGAGACCTTCTACGACAAACTGGTGGCCGATTCGAGCACCGAAATGTCGTTTGCCGTGCGTTCGTCGGCCACCGCCGAGGATTTGCCGGACGCCTCGTTCGCCGGCCAGCAGGAGACCTTCCTCAACGTCGTCGGCATCGACAATGTGCTCGACGCGATGAAGCACGTCTTCGCTTCGCTGTACAACGACCGCGCGATTTCGTACCGTGTCCACAAAGGCTTCACCCACGCCGAAGTGGCCTTGTCGGCCGGCGTGCAGCGCATGGTCCGTTCCGACCTGGGCGCGGCCGGCGTGATGTTCACCATCGATACCGAATCCGGCTTCAAGGACGTGGTCTTCGTCACCTCCAGCTATGGCCTGGGCGAGACGGTGGTGCAGGGCGCGGTCAATCCGGATGAATTCTACGTCCACAAACCGATGCTGGAAAAAGGCAAATCGCCGGTCATCCGCCGCAACATCGGCTCCAAGCTGCTGAAGATGGAGTTCACCAACGAAGCCAAGGCTGGCCGCTCGGTCAAGACCGTTGACGTTCCTGTCGAAATGCGCAACCGCTACTCGCTGAACGACACCGAAGTGGTGGAACTGGCCAAGTACGCCGTCATCATCGAGAACCACTACGGCCGTCCGATGGACATCGAGTGGGGCAAGGATGGCCGCGACGGCAAACTGTATATCCTGCAGGCGCGTCCTGAAACCGTTAAATCGCAGCAGAAGGCGACCGACGTGCAGCAGCGCTTCAAACTGAAATCGAGCGGCACCGTGCTGACCTCGGGCCGCGCGATCGGCCAGAAGATCGGCGCCGGTCCCGTGCGCGTGATCCACGACCCGGCCGACATGGAACGCGTGCAGCCGGGCGACGTGCTGGTGGCCGACATGACCGATCCTAATTGGGAACCGGTCATGAAGCGCGCCTCGGCGATCGTCACCAATCGCGGCGGCCGTACCTGCCACGCGGCGATCATCGCCCGCGAGCTGGGCGTGCCCGCGGTCGTCGGTTGCGGCGACGCCACCGAGATCCTGAAAGATGGCACCTTCGTCACCGTGTCCTGCGCCGAAGGCGACGAGGGCAAGATCTACGACGGCCTGCTGGAAACGGAAGTTTCCGAAGTGGCGCGCGGCGAACTGCCCAAGCTGTCGACCAAGATCATGCTCAACGTCGGCAATCCGCAGCTGGCGTTCGACTTCCAGTCGGTGCCGAACGCCGGCGTCGGCCTGGCGCGTCTGGAATTCATCATCAACAACAACATCGGCGTTCACCCGAAAGCGATTCTGGAATACCCGAACATCGATGCGGACCTGAAAAAAGCGGTGGAGTCGGTCGCGCGCGGCCACGCCTCGCCGAAGGCCTTCTACGTCGACAAGCTGGCCGAGGGTATCGCCACCATCGCCGCCGCGTTCTGGCCAAAACCGGTGATCGTGCGCCTGTCCGACTTCAAGTCGAACGAGTACAAAAAGCTGATCGGCGGTTCGCGCTACGAGCCGGACGAGGAAAATCCGATGCTGGGCTTCCGCGGCGCGGCGCGTTACCTGGCCGAGGACTTCGCCGGCGCGTTCGAAATGGAATGCCAGGCGATGAAGCGCGTGCGTAACGACATGGGCCTGACCAACGTCGAGATCATGGTGCCGTTCGTGCGTACGCTGGGCCAGGCCGAGAAGGTCGTCAACCTGCTGGCCAAGAACGGTTTGGTTCGCGGCGAAAACGAACTGCGTCTGATCATGATGTGCGAAGTGCCGTCCAACGCGATCCTCGCCGACCAGTTCCTGGAGCACTTCGACGGCTTCTCGATCGGTTCCAACGATCTGACCCAGCTGACCCTGGGCCTGGACCGCGACTCGGGCATGGCGCTGCTGGCGGCGGACTTCGACGAGCGCGATCCGGCCGTCAAAGCGCTGCTGTCGCTGGCGATCAAGGCGTGCCGCGCGCAGGGCAAATACATCGGCATTTGCGGCCAGGGTCCTTCCGACCATCCGGACTTCGCGGTCTGGCTGATGGAGCAGGGCATCGAGTCGATGTCGTTGAATCCGGACTCGGTGATCGACACGTGGCAGAAGCTGGCCGCGCTGCAGAAATAA
- the lpxA gene encoding acyl-ACP--UDP-N-acetylglucosamine O-acyltransferase, giving the protein MSKIHATAIVDPKAELDSSVEVGPYSVIGPNVRIGSGTVVGPHVVIEGHTSIGSDNKFFQFSSIGAAPQDKKWSGEPTRLTIGDRNTIREFCTFNTGTVQDKGVTSLGNDNWISAYVHLAHDCQVGSNTIFSNNAQIAGHVEIGDWVIMSGFANVHQFCKIGAHAFVGMSTSLTQDVPPFVLLNGNPAQAHGVNIEGLKRRGFTREQINGIRTAYKLIYRSGLTLEEAKAALLAEEEASPAAVAEHIRSMREFLGVASRGIVR; this is encoded by the coding sequence ATGTCGAAGATTCACGCCACCGCCATCGTCGATCCCAAAGCGGAACTCGACAGCAGCGTCGAAGTCGGGCCGTACTCGGTCATCGGTCCGAACGTGCGCATCGGTTCGGGCACGGTCGTCGGCCCGCACGTGGTCATCGAAGGCCACACCAGCATCGGCAGCGACAACAAGTTTTTCCAGTTCTCGTCGATCGGCGCCGCGCCGCAGGACAAGAAGTGGTCGGGCGAACCGACCCGCCTGACCATCGGCGACCGCAACACCATCCGCGAATTCTGCACCTTCAACACCGGCACGGTGCAGGACAAGGGCGTCACCTCGCTCGGCAACGACAACTGGATTTCCGCCTACGTGCACCTGGCGCACGACTGCCAGGTCGGCAGCAACACGATCTTCTCGAACAACGCGCAGATCGCCGGCCACGTCGAAATCGGCGACTGGGTGATCATGAGCGGCTTTGCCAACGTCCACCAGTTCTGCAAGATCGGCGCGCACGCCTTCGTCGGCATGAGCACCTCGCTGACCCAGGACGTGCCGCCGTTCGTGCTGTTGAACGGTAACCCGGCGCAGGCGCACGGCGTCAATATCGAGGGTCTGAAGCGGCGCGGTTTCACGCGCGAGCAGATCAACGGCATCCGCACCGCGTACAAGCTGATTTACCGTTCCGGCTTGACCCTGGAAGAAGCCAAGGCGGCGCTGTTGGCGGAGGAAGAGGCGTCGCCGGCGGCGGTGGCCGAGCACATCCGGTCGATGCGCGAATTCCTCGGCGTCGCCAGCCGTGGCATCGTCCGCTGA
- a CDS encoding EAL domain-containing response regulator gives MDIAQLHFLVAEGDQVQRHALADILVHLGVGRITQAPDGYTALRHFSAGITPPVDIAILDLALPGMDALELIRRLGEAKSTAGIIIVGAQTNAVLFSVETMADAYGVNVLGAIGKPVIGSRLEALVANYLHRPEPHAATAKVHPMSFAEVGAGLQAREFDPHFQPKIELETGQVQGLEMFARWRHPLHGVLGPASFMPALEQNRRIDFLDWSMIEKSVGACRTLHDQGIPISFSINVDQSTLAHPQFMEQIAACLTRHSILPDYITFEMTESSVLTTDPHFLERLLRLRMKGFGLAIDDYGTGRSNLQLLARIPFSELKIDRSFVDGASKKQAIGTVLRSCLGLARSLDRRSVAVGVETKQDWDFLQGLGCTYAQGYYIAKPMPVEEFPAWLADWQHFF, from the coding sequence ATGGATATCGCGCAGTTGCACTTTCTTGTAGCGGAAGGGGATCAAGTACAACGACACGCGCTGGCCGATATCCTGGTTCACCTGGGCGTGGGCCGGATCACGCAGGCGCCCGACGGCTACACGGCACTGCGCCATTTCAGCGCCGGCATCACGCCTCCGGTTGATATCGCCATCCTCGACCTGGCGCTGCCGGGCATGGACGCGCTGGAGCTCATACGCCGGCTGGGTGAGGCGAAAAGCACGGCCGGCATCATCATCGTCGGCGCGCAAACCAACGCGGTGCTGTTCTCGGTCGAGACCATGGCCGACGCCTACGGTGTCAATGTTCTCGGCGCGATCGGCAAGCCGGTCATCGGCAGCCGCCTCGAAGCGCTGGTAGCCAACTATTTGCATCGCCCGGAACCCCACGCCGCCACCGCCAAGGTGCATCCGATGTCGTTCGCCGAAGTGGGCGCCGGATTGCAGGCGCGCGAATTCGATCCCCACTTCCAGCCCAAGATAGAACTGGAAACGGGGCAGGTCCAGGGCCTGGAAATGTTCGCGCGCTGGCGCCATCCGCTGCATGGCGTACTGGGGCCGGCATCGTTCATGCCGGCGCTGGAGCAGAACCGGCGCATCGACTTTCTTGACTGGAGCATGATCGAAAAGTCGGTCGGCGCCTGCCGCACCCTGCACGACCAAGGCATCCCGATCTCGTTTTCGATCAACGTCGATCAAAGCACGCTAGCGCACCCTCAATTCATGGAGCAGATCGCGGCGTGCCTTACGCGGCACAGCATCCTGCCCGACTACATCACCTTCGAGATGACCGAATCGTCGGTGCTGACCACCGACCCGCACTTCCTCGAGCGGCTGCTGCGGCTGCGGATGAAAGGCTTCGGCCTTGCCATCGACGATTACGGCACGGGGCGCAGCAATTTGCAGCTGCTGGCGCGCATCCCGTTCTCCGAACTGAAGATCGACCGCAGCTTCGTCGACGGCGCCTCCAAGAAGCAAGCGATAGGAACGGTGCTGCGCTCCTGCCTCGGCCTGGCGCGCAGCCTGGACCGGCGCTCGGTGGCAGTCGGCGTCGAAACCAAGCAGGACTGGGACTTCCTGCAAGGGCTGGGCTGCACCTACGCCCAAGGTTACTACATCGCCAAACCGATGCCGGTCGAAGAATTCCCCGCCTGGCTCGCCGACTGGCAGCACTTCTTCTAG